TTACTCTACTGATATCGGTGAGTATTCCTTGCATGTGTGTGCTTTAAATGACTATGTGGAATATTGTGAATGTTGTCggaatgttaaatgttttccaatgattgctaaatggattttcgataggcgagtgtgtactttatcgcactcgacctaagcaaaagtgaattttcaatgattgaatgctacttgtacatgaatgtaagccttttggctaaaCTAGActcttgcccttcgttgccagtcgactggagccagaaacggactcggtcgggcgactggTAACCCTgggacaatgtttggtatactcgattATCACCACGAAATCTGGTGGAGAACTGACCAGTGAATTCAATgtaatgaaatcaatgaatgaatgacaagaacattgaaggagttttcacttgcaaatgttttctaatgtcagagggataaggaaaatggttggcgaatgaataaatgaatgacttgaatgaatggTTCCAAATGAGCACGTGTTCTTTCAATAAATGAGTGATTGATTCTTGAATGACTGCTTATTACTGTGCCAAGTGTGCAAAGTGCTAAATGTAAATGTTTCCGTGTTTTGCCTGCTTGATTGCTTGTTTgggaatctcactgggcttttagctcattccattagtttgttttccttacaggaatggaGGCCGGAGCAAGTAAGCATGAACTAGTGTGTATAATCTTCATGTACTTGTATTTTTGGGGATGGAATGTATTTGAAATTAAACTTGAGTGCATATTTGATTCCCATCAATAGTCAAAGTAAAAAAGCTTATAGGTAATTATTTTGAAAACAGGAGTTtatataattaaagtaaaaCTAGTTTTTATAAAGGCAAAAATAGAAGTTTATAAAGGGACCATAGATATCTTTACGACTTCTTACTCTCTATTTACATGTAACTAGTGTTAAAGGCACACCTATGTGTGTATAATTTaagaataaaattatttttacaaattttttattatattgataGTTTTCTTGGTAGTTTTGCCTATCAGTAACTGTGTTAACAACATGTTCTTATGTAATTATGGTGAAAATTATTATAGCTATATATGATCGGATAATTAGGATAAAATTTAGTTTTTCTGTGAATAAAAGTGGAAGTTTACAATGTgacaaaagaaatttacaccaATGCTCTTCTTCCTACTATATGTACTAGTGTTAAGACCCTTAAGGGCACACACCAATATGTGTGCAATTTAGAAATAATTAAAATGCATTAATTTTACATAACTTTTTTCacataaatataaatttattaaaggaCTTTGGTTTATAAAGTTATAGTAATTTGGTAATTACAATACTTagggtgatttttttttgtaagtgagAGCTCTTGAATCGAGGACTTCCTACTTACAAAATCTCTCCCATCTTATCATCCAACCCAACCCAACTCTCTCCCCCCTACTTAGGGTTGTCGCgtcccatttttttaaaataaaagaaaagggtgtttgcaaatgaaatttttattttagaaataTAAGAAAAGtgacctaaaatgggactttaaatATGCGACGGTTTGAACCCAAAATattagtctaaaaagggtttttaaaaagAGAGTCACCACTTGATATCGAgtttaggtgtaccaagtcattcaaaatatattttagatgaaaacaaataaaacccttttagacgACTCCAGGTTtttaaaaaagagagaaaagagtttGGGAGTCACgattgaaaaaaaggaaagctaAAGATTTGATTGACTCAAATCTAAGGCACCATTTCAACCTAGCCAAAATTAGTTacgagatttagtcaaaaaattttctaatctaatttataaaacttatcatatttggatgctTCTATATAGATGCAAACTTAGACCTATGGGGTATCGAGAGGAacgaaatatctcttcaaaatttaattggtgcaaatcacattaattgtgaagtccaagaatgatttcttgaagaagtcacgaatatgcaaaagatGAGACTCGAAAAAGAAAGTTATGATATATATATGACCTAGAAGAGGAgaatgcaacataatgggtacGAGAAACTAAAAATTCGTGATACAATTTCCTTCTTATAGAAGGGTAATAGTGTGTTAAGATTAAAAAGCCATACTTGCCCACTTTTCATATTCGTAGGGTGTCTAATCTAGATAAGAAAATGGACTAAcctattttttctaattatttaaatgaaatgcaagtctaaatgatatgatttgCATACAAAAGAATAAGGGAATTAAGGATATATCATgcaaataaaaataacttaaaaatagaaaaatacatGAGATTCAATAAATGTcacacaaagtatgaatctacTAGCGCAAAGATGGATTAAAAGGTCTAGCATTGGATAATTCATTTTTACaaattctcactagcgttggattagCGAGAAATCGGGAAGAAAAGCtgcaactagcattggactagtgtggtgacgtcatgcactcattataaataaataaggcGCATAGaatataattaaaacaaataaacatataaagcACATAAAACATGTAGAGCACATAACATATAGGTAAAATATCTAGATCCAAAAATCCTGGAGAAAACGAATAAAACATATaagcacataaacacacaagacctaactattacattgaggaccctaactacaatctaaaaggaaaatataaaataatgaaCCTATCtgacctatctattacatttatctagctaattacatttcttgcaaaaaataaaacctaactattacattgctTATCTAATCACATTTCTTGCACAAAAGGATattacctatctattacaatttgggcATTTAAATACCCTCCAAATAATCACAAGATTTAAATTAAACAAgcataaaaatgaataaaagtttaaaataaataaatgaaaggaaaaaatgcataaaCATATAAATACATGAGAGCACATAGAAGCACATAAAAGGGATTTAAAAGATAATAGGTATACCCTCCTTTTGAAGTAGTGGCTAAATGAGGGGAAGGGAAATTTGTctacttttccaaaatcaaaCCCCCTCAAGAACTTTTTCCTCagctcccctctctctctctccctcccaaTTTCTCACACACAACACAAAAACTAGGACATTTTTTCCCTCAATCTCCCAAGCTTTCTCTCGACTCTCTCTCCttctctcaaaaagaaaaagaaaagaaaaagaaagagaaaaggtaaaggagaaaagaaaggctaACTGCATTTGTTGAAGCTTCTACTACCACCGGCATTGACATCATCACCACCATTGATCGATTTTGTCTATGCAAAAATTGGTGAGTCTCTTTTGTCTATGATTATTTTGTTCGACATGGGAGAATGGTTTGTGGCTGTTGACATATTTTTGGAGGTTCAAAATTGCTCAAATTTCATGAAACATATAAGATGAAATTATGCTCTATTTATGCTTGACAAAATGCCCAAGAGAATTTGGAATTATAAGGGTGAATTTCATGTGTTAGTTTTGTTAAAAATGAATGATTTACGGGAGTATAGGGCCTGGAAAATGTTTTTGGTTAAAGGGTGAATTTGCATCATATTGGTTTCTTGCTTGCGACGTGAACAAAGAATGGCATTAAAAGTGAATGATTTAAGGGAGTATAAGGCTTGGAAAATGTTTTTGGTTAAAGGGTGAATTTGCACTGCACTGGTTTCTTGTCTGCGACATGAAGAAAGATTGGTGCGTGTGCCATGCACGCGTGCGTGAGGAGCtgatctcttcttttttttctttttttttttgcataaaccgacaaaacaaaaattaaaataattacttaAACAATTtataagtaaaaaataaaactaaaaataaaaataaaaatagtagACTTGAATAAGTACGTCTACAAGGGTgtctaaaaatttggtgtctacaaggatgatttttttttttatatcaaaCTCTCGGAAATTTATTTAATCAAAAGGAAGGGTGTTACACGTTGGAATCAACACGTGAGGACCTAAATCTACGAAAGGAGGGAAAAGCAAGTCTGTCCAAACGATACGATCCCCTGGCTAAGAACGGCAAGCCCGCGAAGGTTTCATAGACAGAGACCCCTTGATTGGTATCAACACAGCCCACATTCGACAGCACATCCATCACCGTGTTAGCTTCCCTGTAGCAGTGTACGACCTGAACCCCTCCACGAACTAGGTGCAAAATCTTCTCCACCTCCCCACCGATGGACCATGGACAACGAGACTTTTGCCATAAAATTCGGACTAGCATCAACGAATCTGATTCAACAATCAGACTATCCATGAAACCTCGTTGCACACATAACTGCAGTCCAAGCAGCAAAGCCTTAGCCTCCGCCTACAGACTAGTACACTGCCCCAAGTACCTAGAGAACATAAAAACCAACCTTCCTTCAGAACTCCAAAGAATCCCGCCTTCACCACTCACCCCAGGGTTACCTTTCGAACACCCATCTATATTTAACTTGACAAACCGAGACGGAGGAGAATGCCCTCGGAAAACAATTGGACGGTGCTCCATCCTGTCGAAGAACGTAGGTCAATCCCACACCAGCTGCAACTCCATAAACTCCAGGCCATAGGCATCCTTAAGATCCCAAAAAATTGCCCGACATACAGTAGCCGGGTTCATTCCAGACCTTTGGAATATCGTATTATTCCTAGCCTTCTAGATGTGCCAGCAGATAAGACTAGGTAAGATCCGGAATACGAATTTGAGCCTCTCCGATTTGACCCGCTTAAGCCACCAACTTCCCAAGATCCCCCTAATGTGACCCGCATTGAGGTGAACCTCACAAACTGAGCCAAAAAATTGCCAAACCTCCGTCGCCAGACCCCCCCTCTAAGAACAAATGCCCCAGAGATTTAGTATGCGGTATTAAGCAATAGGAACACTTTGAGGGCAACTGAAAGTCGTATGATGCTAGGATGTCATCCAAGGAGAGGCGATTCCGTAGTAGCCGAAGAACAAAGAAGGACACCTTCAGTGGAACGCTTGGATGCCATGCTTGACGATACAGAAAAGAGGATGGCTTACACTCGCGGAGCTCACTGTATGCCGATGCCAGCGAAAATTGACCCGAAGTTGATGCAGTCCATACCATTCTATCTGGAGAATCCCCGTTTGGGCTAACCACTGCCAAGACTTGTTGCACCATGTCGGCTGGCAGAAACTCCGCAAGCCTCCCCGGGATCCACTCCCCATTTTCCATAACATGCTGAAATGAGACTCCCTCCTGGACCTACACGTGGAGATGGAAGGCCCCGTGTCCCGTCCAATTATCACACCAGAAGTTGCATTGACCCGCGGAGAGTCTCCAACCAATCAACAGGTCCGCCAAACTCCTAATGTCCAGCATCCGTCTCCAAGTTGCTGATCCCAATGAAGATATGGAGACTTGACAAGGATGAAGCCCCTGACAATATTTCACATGCATGAATCTTGCCCACAAGGAAAGTCCACACTTGAAATTCCATCAGAGCTTGCAGGAGAAGGCTCTATAAGTATCACTAATCGACCGAAACCCCGCCCCAAGGCTCTATAAGTATCACTAATGTCCAGCATCCGTCTCCAAGTTGCTGATCCCAATGAAGATATGGAGACTTGACAAGGATGAAGCCCCTGACAATATTTCACATGCATGAATCTTGCCCACAAGGAAAGTCCACACTTGAAATTCCATCAGAGCTTGCAGGAGAAGGCTCTATAAGTATCACTAATCGACCGAAACCCCGCCCCACCCTCCTCAGTGGGATAACATAAGTCCTTCCACTTAAGCCAGTGAAATTTATTGGAAGCCCGGCTTGATCCCCAAAGGAAGTTCGCACAATCTCTCTCAAACaacttgaaaactccctttggcATCACGCCCAACCCCAAGAGGTGAATCGGGATGCTATACAGAATATGTTTAATCAGCACAATCTTCCCCCTAAACGATAAAAGCCATGACTTCCAAGACAGTACCTTGTCAAGCACCTTCACAGGTCAGAGTAGTAACTCACCTTGCGCGACCAACAAATAACGGAGCTCCTAGATAACGAATCGGGAACTCTTTCTTCTGAAATCCGGTGATCCGTTCAATGACCACTTGCCTAGGGTTGGAGAATCGAGGGTGGACTAAGTATCCACTTTTCTGCACGTTAACCAGTTGTCCTGAATCATGCTGGTAGCACTCCAGTATCTGCATGACTCTCTTCAGTGAGGCCGCACCCCCATTAGCAAAAATGATGACATCATCTGCAAACGCCAAATGAGTGATAAGGGAGCAGTGCCTAGGTACCTTAAACGCCGTGAAACTGGGTTGATTGACAAGAGAATTCAATCCTCGGGAAAAAACCTCCGACCCAATAATGAATAATATCGGCGATAATGGATCCCCCTGACGTAAGCCCCTAGAGGATTTAAAGAAACCATAGGGCACGCCATTGATAATCACGAAAAATCAAACGTTGGAAATCAACCTCCACACCATGTCGATGAACCTTTCGCCAAAGTCAAACCGTCTCAACACGACGATAAGAAATCCCTAAGAGACCCTATCATACGTCTTAACCATATCTAGCTTAAGTGCTAGGTTGCCACCCCTACACTTCTTTCCCATTTCGGACATTAGCTCCTGAGCAAGCAAATAGTTATCTGAAATAAACCAACCTTGGACAAAACCACTTTGCTGCTCGAGAGATGATACGGGGCAAGACACCCGAGAGTCGCCCCACCAAAATACAAGAGATCACCTTATTAAGAAAGTTACAGACACTAATAGGCCGAAACTGCGTAAAGTCATTAGGGTTCATAGTCTTGGGCAGAAGAACAATAGACGTCGCTGTGACGAATCGAGATAACTTCGCACCACAGAAGAAGCACACAACTGCCCTATAAACATGCTGAGCCACTACCTCCCAGGCAACTACAAAGAATTGTCCAGTGAAACCATCTGGTCCAGCCGCACTATCATCATCCATCTCAAAGATCACCTTTCGCACCTCTTCGAAGGAAGGGACCTCCTCCAATCTAGTATTATCAATATCAGAACTCAAATTAGGAATAACATGGAGCAGTTGATAATCGGTTATAGGATCGGTCGTGAATAAGTTACTAAAGTACCCGACAGCTTCCTTCTCTATCTCTGCCTCATCCGTCACCCATTCCCCCCGAGAATCCCGAATGCTGTGAATAAAGGCTTGGAACCGCCGCTGTTTGACTATCGAAGGAAAAGATCTCGAATTATCTTCACCGTGCTAGAGCCACTTGATCCTAGCCTTTTGTCTCCAAAAAATCTCTTCAATTGCTAACTGCTTATTCAAGTGGCTTTGAGCTCGTTGTAGCTCAGTATGGGTCTCGACGGATAGATCAGATTGGACCCTGAGTTCAGCTGCCGCCACCGCAGCTTCCCCCTTTATAACATTCTCAAATACATTTCCAAACATCTCCTTATTCCACAGATGAAGTGCACGAGATACATTCCTTAATTTTGTCCACACCACATAGAAAAGTGACCTGGTCGCCTCTTTTTGCCATGCCAACCTGACCACATCAAGAAAACCCCTTCTGGAAGGCCAAATATTCAAGAAGCGGAATGAGTCACTCGTAATGTTGGTCGTAGGGGTGAAGGATATCAGGAGAGGGGCGTGATCTGACGGTGCGCGAACTACATGTGAGACTGAGACTGACAAGGAAAAATCCAAGCAGGCCAGATTAATCAACATTCTGTCCAGACGTTTTCAAATTCGTGCTCTCCCGAACCTATTATTACACTAGGTGAATGTAGGACTAGTGAAACCTGCATCAAACACCTCTCCATTGTATATAAAGCGGGATAACTTTAACTCCTCTGCCGGCTGAAAATGCCGTCCCCCTCTCTTTTCATTCGCCgataaaataagattaaaatctCTCACCACATACCAAGGCCCTTGCCTTGGCTTGTCTGGCAACAAACCCTCCCAGAGCCTTTCTCGTTCAGCCAACTGGCATTTTACATGAGCAAAGGAAACAAGAACCTCAGTAGGAAACCGAGGATGTCCCAAGAGCAAGGACATATGCTGATCCGATTCTCCAATAACCCGACCAGCAAAGGGGGCCAAAAGAAAACCCAGACCTCCCCTAACGAATTGCACACTACAGACTTGAAACTTAACCAAATACGAATCGACTCAACTTCAGCAAAAGGTAACTTGGGCTCGCAAATCCCCACTACTACTAACTTATGCATGCAAACTAATTTCTTAAGTCTCCTAAGGTTTGGAGGCTTGGAGATCCCCCGAATATTCCAAAAACATGCATTAATCATGAAGTAAAATCTGGAAAGAAGTTAAAGTTTTGTTGGACACCGACCTGAGTTCTCTGTCCAAAGGGAATTTGGCTCGGACACCTCGCCCTCTAACTCGCTGGCCACCTTGCTCTAGGAGAGCAACCTGATCAAGATGAAGTGTCTCCATAACACCATGCACTCATTCCCCTCCGCTGAATCTCCCACTGTATCTTTGCGGCGATAACGAGCCAGCACAAGTAATATTATTCGAAGATGAACCAGTTGGTACCTCATCAACCTCCTCCTCCCCAATCGCTGCCGAACGACCTCCCCCTGGGAACGTATCACCCTCATCACCAGCCATGGAGACATCTTCATCCGCAACCCGCGCGGCCAACTCGTTGATGATTGGGTTTGCTGCAACATGAGTTGCGCTCTCGACCACCGCGGACGCTGCCACCCTCACTTCAGCTCCTTGCTGCACCCCTTCCCCCTTCTCCTGGCGCTGTGTGACAAGCCCAGCGCCCCTGGCGACGTCCAAGTTGTCCACCTCGCCCACAACAAGATGCTCTACTCCTGCCCCCAATTGTCCAGAATCCACACCAGCGTCACCAGATACGTGCCCTGCCTCTAACCTGCTAGCACCACCTGCACTAGGTTGCTCCACCCACCATGAACTGGTTCAGCCCCTGCAACACCCGTGAGAGCAGCGGCTTCGCCACCCTCCAAGCCTACTGCCTGGTCATTACCCTCCCGCGAAGGTCGCGCAGCTAGTTGGGTGTCCATCCTTGGCACCACCTTCATCTCACGTAATTGAGGATATTTAATGCGGCATCCCGACTGCTCATGACCCTGACGATAACAATGGGTACAATATTGCGGCAAATTTTCAGGATTAAGAGGCTGCCAAAAGCTATGGCCTTCCCCTAGCTGGATCCACACACGTGATGGCAAGTCCTTCAGAAGGTCTATCTCAACACAAACCCGAGCAACGCTGGGTCTGGACAGCGCAGTAGTTGCAGAGTCAATGAACAAAGGCCGGCCTAGACAAGATACTATTTGAAACAAGCACTGCTTATCGAACAAATGGACTGAAAGTTTAGGCAGGCTGAACCACACGGGTACCAGAGAAGACTCCCTATCAACATGGAAGGTGGATGTCCATTTAAATACTCGCATAGGAATTCCGAGCACATACCAGATGTTCCGCTTCCAAACACGCAAAAAGTCTGCCTCATTGTTCAATCGAATGAGGACATGCCGTGCATCCATCAAGCCAACATAGAAGGTGTCCTTCAAATCCAGAGAACAGAAAAACTTTCGGATATCCTCCATGCACGGTCGGGCTCAGGAGAACTTACCCACCAGTGCGAAACAGAACAGTTGCACGACAGCTTCAATGGCAGCATGCGGGAAGGCGACCGCTGGTTCCCCACGGTGAGTTGAGTGTGTCGCTGTAACTTGCGCACGTTGCTAAGACGATGAAGAGAACAGCTCCGAGAAGGATTTGGAGCGAAACGTCGGAGACGTGGAAGGATGCCCACCCTCACGCGAGGGATGGGCAACCACCGCAGCCATCAGCCGTGACTGATGGTCGAAGGCAATCGCAGTTCTGATGCACAGGAGACAACACAGCTAAGGTTTCAAAAACAACCCAATTTAAAGCAATTTTTCATTAAAGCATTTTTACAAACACTTAACAAGCATCTACAAAAACCACTTTGCTTTCGTTAATCTAGTATGAGGCCTATCTCAAAATTTTAACAGTACAAAAgccaccagaaaaaaaaaactagcaaAAGGACACTTGAAATTGCCCagtgaagaaaagaaagagttgACGGATGTTCAATAATTTAACTAATGTCTTTACTAATTAAACTGGATCTTGGAAACAAACTTTCTGTTTaacataaatatacatatagatatagatatgaATAAGTGTGTCAATAAATGTGATTAAGTAATGAGggtaaaaattagttttttcttTTAGGATAAATTTGGAAGATcaaaaaatgacataaaaaatTGTACACCAAATACCACTACTCTGGCTTTATATATCACTAGTGGGTAAGGCACACATATtaagaagaaaataatgaataaataaattttaaaatgacAAAGAATACCAAATTAATTAGAGGAACAAAGTGTAAGAAAATTTTGTGCAACTTAGAGTTatcatttttctaaaatattatataagtgTCATGAGTTAGTGATAGTTTGGAGAAAGTTATACTAATATCATTAAGAGAAAGAACGAATAGTGGATAAAAGAAGGGATAATAtcaaaacctcccttgaggtttctcttaatatcacttgGCACCCCTGAGGTTTTAGAAATATCACTCACCTCCCCtaataattgtaaaaagacTATATTAACCTTCACTTGATACATAATTCCAAACATATCAAACAAATGGagctcaaaaattaaaaataaagaaacaaaagtcactttcttctttttcccttttctccatCATTCTCTCTTACTTATTTTTTGGATGACTAGGAATATTTTACTTACAAATTATGAtaaattgaattttgtttatcttttactttttatgaTTGTGATAAACTGGGGtataatttattttcttattttgaattgatttttataatgattgatACACTTTAATGGTTTGAGTAAGGGTTGAGAAgatgttgaaaaaaaatataaattcataagAAATCAGTTTTGagcatataaaattaaattgatgcaaGTGTATTTCATAtcaaatatcttttttatttttcaaatttatatttttatgagtATGgacaaataaaatttatttaatttatttagccaatatttatttaaattaaattgatcttgattaaattaaattaaatcataGAAGTCCATTATGTTTTGATCTGACAAATTGGACCAATATTATATAGgttattaaatcaaattaaatttgtgaTATCCATTTAAACTGTAGTGgattaattaatttattaatttacaaTAGACTATTTGGGCCGACCTACTATTTAAGTTCAAGTTAAATAGGTTTCTTAAGTTACAAATCACTCAAGATGCAGGAAGGTTTTAGAGGATTTTCTTGAAGATATATCCTACATATTTTagctataaatagaggtcttcCTTCAAAGCAAAAGATACACTAAAATCTCTAAATTCTGGAGAAACTCTGTCAGATTGCCTAAAGAGCCTTTTTCCCTTaaatccaaatcaagtcaaacaaATCCTCCTTCTGTTCGTGTTGAAGGCTTAAAGATTCAAGTGTTCAATGCCATTATCAAATCTTCCGTTTTCTTCATCCAAATTGTAGGAAACACCCATTTTTTATTGGAGAACAAGTCTTCTCAACCCTTCGATTGAAGTTTTATGAAGAGAAGAATCAGGGTATTAATTTCTTtaattcaagaattttcaaagattgtaACCctcttattatttgatttaatatattTCACatttgtgcaagttttcttattttttattttaggcaaCAAAATTTATGTTTACAAATTTCTGGCACGCCCGGTGAGACAATCTCTACCTCTCATCTCCTCTTCCTACaagtttttatttcaaaacatcACTAATGGATTCAAAGAAGGTAAGTGTTGGCCTTGAAGATTTAACCTTTGCTACTCCTACAAATAAAAAGGCACAAGATGTTAGTCCCATGACAAGGAGCAAGACGAAGGCTTTTGCACAAAAAGCTAAGAAGGATGTCACTGCCATCCAAGAGGAGAATGTTGAAGTATTGCCTAGTGATGAGGATGACCACGACTCAAGATTCAATGATTCAAGTGACTCAACAAGTTTTGTGGTGATGCCTATGATGATGACCAACACTACAATTATTGAAGATTAAATTTCTAATTTGACCAAGATTGTTGAAAGGCTGGCAATTCATGTGCAAAACCAAGATGCCAAGATTGCCAAGTTGATGGACATGTTGGAGCGCATAAGTGAGAATAGTCCAAACATGCCTAAGCAGCAATTCAAG
This portion of the Coffea arabica cultivar ET-39 chromosome 2e, Coffea Arabica ET-39 HiFi, whole genome shotgun sequence genome encodes:
- the LOC140036355 gene encoding uncharacterized protein → MSLLLGHPRFPTEVLVSFAHVKCQLAERERLWEGLLPDKPRQGPWYVVRDFNLILSANEKRGGRHFQPAEELKLSRFIYNGEVFDAVSVSHVVRAPSDHAPLLISFTPTTNITSDSFRFLNIWPSRRGFLDVVRLAWQKEATRSLFYVVWTKLRNVSRALHLWNKEMFGNVFENVIKGEAAVAAAELRVQSDLSVETHTELQRAQSHLNKQLEEVPSFEEVRKVIFEMDDDSAAGPDGFTGQFFVVAWEVVAQHVYRAVVCFFCGAKLSRFVTATSIVLLPKTMNPNDFTQFRPISVCNFLNKELMSEMGKKCRGGNLALKLDMVKTGLRQGDPLSPILFIIGSEVFSRGLNSLVNQPSFTAFKVPRHCSLITHLAFADDVIIFANGGAASLKRVMQILECYQHDSGQLVNVQKSGYLVHPRFSNPRQVVIERITGFQKKEFPIRYLGAPLFVGRARGFILVKSPYLHWDQQLGDGCWTLGVWRTC